A segment of the Vagococcus hydrophili genome:
CAAAGAATCAGAAAAGATGACTTTAGTGGCAACAACTGAAGATTACGATTATTATCAAATCGCAGTGGACGCTGAATTTAGACGTATCCAATATGCGTTTGATATTGTTGGAACTGATGGAGAAGAAGTCTTTTACGGAGATCGCGGGATTTTTGATTTATCAGAATCAGTGATTGAAAAAGCTGAAAATTACTTCAGAATGCCATTTTTCCAAGAAGTTGATCGTTTCAAAGCGCCTGAATGGGTAAAAGAAACAGTTTGGTATCAAATTTTCCCAGAGCGCTTTGCTAATGGAGACACATCAAATGACCCAGAAGGAACATTACCATGGGGCAGTCAATTACCAGGTCGTGAAGACTTCTTTGGTGGAGATCTTCAAGGTGTGATTGATCATTTAGATTATTTAGTTGATTTAGGGATAAACGGATTATACTTCTGTCCAATCTTTAAAGCGTCATCTAACCATAAATATGATACAATCGATTACTTTGATATTGATCCAGACTTTGGAGACAAAGAAACATTCAAAAAATTAGTAGAAGAAGCGCACAAACGTGGGATTAAAATTATGTTGGATGCGGTCTTTAACCATACAGGATACTATGCACCACAATTCCAAGATGTTGTGAAGAATGGTGAGAACTCTCAATACGCAGATTGGTTCCATATTCATAGCTTCCCAGTGGAAATCGGAACAAATGGTAATTTTGAAGGAGCTAAAACGTTATCATATGATACATTTGCCTTCACTCCAATGATGCCAAAATTAAATACAGCTAATAAAGAAGTTCAAGATTACTTATTAGATATTGCGACTTACTGGGTGAGAGAATTTAACATTGACGCATGGCGTTTAGATGTGGCTAATGAAGTGGATCATCATTTCTGGAAAAAATTCTATGAAGCAACAACTGCCTTAGATAAAGATTTCTACATTTTAGGTGAAATCTGGCACTCTTCTCAAAGTTGGTTACAAGGAGATGAATTCCACGGGGTGATGAACTACGCCTTTACAGAAACAGTGACAAACTTCTTCGTTAAAGACGCTATTTCAGCAACTAAGATGGCCAGTGGTTTATACGAACAATTAATGTTATACCGTGATCAAACGAATCAAGTGATGTTTAACTGTTTAGACTCTCATGATACAGCTAGACTGTTACATATTTCAGGTGAGAACAAAGACATTGCGAAGATGGCTTTAACATTTACCTTCTTACAACAAGGATCACCATGTATTTATTATGGAACTGAAATTGGTATGACTGGTGATAACGATCCTGATTGCCGTAGATGTATGGTTTGGGAAGAAGAAAATCAAGATCAAATCTTCCTAGCATTCACTAAGCAACTGGTTGCATTAAGAAAAGATTATCAACCAATTCTTTCTTACGGTGACTTAACATTTGAAACACTGGATAATGAGGGACAATATGTTGAATTTACTCGTCAAACAACAGAAGGACAAGTTAAAGGTTTCTTTAACAAAGGAGCAAAAGAACAAACTGTCTCAGGTGATTTAGAAGTGTTAATGAGCCAAAATGTTGAGAAAACAGCGTCAGGATACGTTATTCGTGAAAATGGTTTCATCGTTTCGAAATAAAACAAAAGGTGTTAACGGTAACATTGTAAAAACGGTTGCATTGAAAGCCGTAACAGCATAATCTAAGGGTGTAAAGAAAATACATAGGAGGCTTTCTCAATGAAAAAAGGATGGAAACGCTTTGGTCTAGGTTTAGTTGCAGCATCAGCAGTATTAGCATTAACTGCATGTGGTGGAGGCAAAGATAAAAAAGACGAAGGTAAAAAAGATGATACTTTAGAAGTATCAGTAGCAAAAGGCTATGTTAAATATGTAAACGAAATCAAAGGTGACTTTGAAAAAGAAAATGGTATTAAAGTAAAAGTTATCGAAAAAGATATGTTCGAACAATTAGATGCTTTATCTCTTGATGGACCTGCTGGTAAAGCACCTGACGTAATGATGTCAGCATTTGACCGCTTAGGACCTTTAGGGTTACAAGGACATTTAGCAGAAGTTAAATTAAGTGAAGACTCACACTACAATGATACTGATAAAAAACAAGTAACGGTTCAAGATAAACAATATGGTTCTCCAGCAGTTATTGAAACGTTAATTATGTACTATAACAAAGATTTACTTAAAGAAGCACCAAAAACATTTAAAGAATTAGAAGAATTATCTAAAGATGAAAAATATGCCTTTAAAGGTGAAGAAGGAAAAAATACAGCATTCTTAGCTAAATGGACTGACTTCTACTTCGCATATGGATTAATTTCTGGTTACGGTGGTTATACATTTGGTAAAGACGGTACTGATCCTAAAGATGTTGGTTTAAACAACAAAGGTGCTGTTGAAGGAATTCAATATGCTACTGATTGGTTCCAAAAAACTTGGCCAAAAGGTATGATGGATGTTAAAGCTGCTGGTGATTTTGTTACAACTCAATTTACTGAGGGACACGCTGCAGCAATTATCGATGGACCTTGGGCTGCTGCTAACTATAAAGATGCAGGTTTAAACTTTGGCGCTGCTAAAATTCCTACATTAAACAATGGCAAAGAATACGAAGCCTTTGGTGGCGGTAAAGCATGGGTAGTAAGTAACTATTCTAAAAACAAAGAAATGTCACAAAAATGGTTAGATTACGTAACAAACGATAAAAACCAAGAAGCATTCTACAAAGCAACACAAGAAGTTCCAGCTAACAACAATGCTCGTGAAGCTGCAACAAAAGAAAATAACGAATTAACAACTGCTGTTATCGAACAATATAAAAACTCTAAACCAATGCCAAACATTCCAGAAATGGCTGAAATCTTTGCTGGTGGCGAAAACTTAATGTTTGATGCTGCATCTGGTAAGAAAACTCCTCAAGAAGCTGCTGACGCTGCAGTGAAAGTAATCAAAGAAAATATCGATCAAAAATACGGCGAATAAGGAGTTAAATCGGCAGAGCATATAAAAAACTCTGCCGATTTCTTTTATAGATAAGGAGAAAGACAATGGATACAAATCAAAAAAAGAAAGACGTTAAAAAAGCGACGCTTCTTTCAATTATTCCAGGTTTAGGCCAAATTTATAATGAACAAAAATTTAAAGGATTTATCTTCTTAGGAGTTTTTGCGCTATTCATCGTAGAGTTGTTTACTTTTGGTTTATCTGCATTTGAAGGATTTATTACATTAGGGACTGTTCCAGTCGAAGATCATTCACTATTTCTTTTAATAGAAGGAACCCTACAAATTATTATTACTGCAATTTTTCTGATTTTTTATTACTTAAACATTCGTGATGCACGTGTGGTTGCTAAAAAATGGAACGATGGTCAAAAAGTTAATACAACAGCAAAATCAATTATTGAGAATGTGTTGGATGATGGTTTTCCATACCTTTTAACATTACCAGCTTATCTCGTTATGACAGTTGCTATTATTTTTCCAGTTTTAGTTACATTATTTATGGCATTTACTAACTATGACTTTAAACATATTCCACCTGCTGGCTTGATTGACTGGGTAGGAATCAAGAACTTCTTTAGTATTTTCTTCTTAAGTTCTTACCGTGCTACATTTGGAGCAGTATTTAGTTGGACAGTTATTTGGACAGTTTGTGCCTCTACATTACAAATTGTTTTAGGTGTTTTAACAGCTGTAATTGCTAACCAACAATTTATTAAAGGAAAAAGACTTTTCGGGGTTATCTTCTTACTTCCTTGGGCAGTTCCAGCGTTTATCACCATCATGAGTTTCTCTAATATCTTCAACGATAGTATTGGAGCAATCAATACACAAGTTATTCCAATGATTAATCACTTACCATTCGTTGATATTAGTGCGATTTCATGGAAAACAGATCCATTCTGGACAAAAGTTGCGATTATCATGATTCAAGGTTGGTTAGGTTTCCCTTATATTTATGTTATGACAACAGGGATTTTACAATCAATTCCTGGTGAATTATATGAAGCAGCTAAAATCGATGGTGCTAATGCGATTCAACGTTTTAGAACAATCACATTACCAATGATTCTATTTGTAGCCGCACCAATTTTTGTTACTCAATATACAGGTAACTTTAACAACTTCTCAATGATTTACTTATTCAATAATGGTGGACCAGGTAGTGTCGGTGGTGGCGCTGGTTCAACAGATATCTTGATTTCTTGGATTTACAAATTAACAACAGGTAACGCTCCGCAATATTCTGTGGCAGCAGCTGTGACGTTAATTATTTCATTTATTGTAATTAGTATCTCAATGATTGTCTTTAAGAAAACAAACGCTTTTGATATGGAGGGCAAATAAAATGAAGAAAACACACTCCGTAAAACGTACTAGATTTTTATCTCATTTCTTTACGTATTTATTCTTAATTGTCTTAGCAGTAATCGTGGTTTATCCAATTTTAATTACGGTCAGTACAGCGTTTAAAGCTGGAAATGTTAGTGCATTCAGTTTAGATTTTAACAGTGAATGGACGCTTAATAACTTTAGTCGCTTACTGAATGAAACACTTTATGGTAGCTGGTATATCAATACATTAATTATTGCTATCTTCACAATGGTGTGTCAGGTAACAATTATTACTCTAGCAGGTTACACTTACAGTCGTTATCGTTTCGTTGGTCGTAACAGTAGTTTAAAACTTTTCTTAATCGTTCAAATGGTTCCAACGATGGCAGCTTTAACAGCCTTCTACGTTATGGCATTATTACTTAATGCTTTAGACCAACCTTGGTTCTTAACATTGATTTATATCGGTGGTGGGATCCCAATGAACACTTGGTTAATGAAAGGCTATTTTGATACTGTACCAATCGATTTAGATGAGTCTGCTAAATTAGATGGTGCTGGTCACTTTAGAATTTTTGCTCAAATTGTGTTACCATTAGTAAAACCAATGATTGCTGTTCAAGCGTTATGGGCGTTCATGGGACCTTTTGGTGATTACATGTTAGCTAAATTCTTACTACGCTCACCAGAAAAAATTACGGTTGCTGTTGGTCTTCAAACATTCATCAGTAACTCTAAGGATCAACAAGTGGCTTTGTTTGCCGCAGGTGCAATTCTAATTGCATTACCAATTACAGTGTTATTCTTCTTCTTGCAAAAGAACTTTGTATCAGGTTTACTTGCTGGAGGAACAAAAGGATAGGAGTTTTTCTAAATGAAGTCAAGTCAATTCCCAGTTACTTATTTTGCTAATTGTTTTTCAGCTAAAAAAATGTTTTTAAATCGTCGTGAGTTAAAAATATGGCAAATGCTGATTGTAATCATCTTTTTAATTTTTATGTTATTAAATCCGGTAGCGATTAATGCGAATAACTCTCCAGAATTCAAATTAAATAGTATTATGCCAGATTTAACGAAACAAGTATCTAAATCAAATATTGAAGAGATTAAACAAATCACTTTTACCGATAATAAATTAACTGAACAAGAATCAAAAAAGCTAAGTAACGAGATTTACTTAAACACATCAAAAAAGGATTTTGAAAAAGTAAAGACAGGGCTTAATTTTGAAAACGATAAGTTGGTTATGAAAGATGAAAATGGCTTATCTTTTGAATTAAGATATACAGAAGATTGGAAGTTTGCAAATTTTTCAAGTGTTGAAGAGTTTGAAACGTGGTTAAACAAAGAATGGAATGCTCAAAATGCTCCTTACCGTATTTTAAGTATGACGATGCTAGTTGCTTTACTTGTTTTAAGTAGTACGTTATTTTTGGTGTTCGGAACAGCCTTTTTCATCTGGTTAACGAAAAGAAATCATATTTCATCGATTAAATCATATAAAGAAGCCTTGAACGTAACACTTAATTCACTTTTCTTAAGTACATTCATTGCAACTATCATTGGATTGATTCATTATGATATTACCTTAATGATGACAATTCAGGCCTTTGGTTTAGCAATTCAAATTTTAATTATTTTTGCTAAAACGAAATTTAATGATAACTTAGCAGAAGGTAAACCATTTAAATAAACTAAAAAGGATATAACAGTACTAGTTCAATGTGAACTAGCTGTTATATCCTTTTTAATTGTTAGGATTAAACTGCCTTTTTCATCACGCTTTATAGTCCGGATTCAAAAGGCAACTCCTGCGGCAACTTCAGAAATTAAAATTAATTCAAAAACCACGAATTAATTTCTTACAGTTGCTTGGAGTTAAACGCCTTTTTCATCACGCTTATTAATCATAGACATCCATCTCGAATATCAATCCTAGTGCAATTAGTATCGCTACTAGTGATGTTCCACCTTGGCTTAAGAAAGGTAACGGGATACCAGTTAAAGGCAATAGTCCAATGGAAGCCCCAATATTTTCGAAAGTTTGGAAGACTAACATGAAAACAATTCCGACACAGATGTAAAGATTAAACTTCGAGTTACTCTTTAAACCAGCATAGAAAATTTGGAAGAACAGATAGAAATACAAGATGATAACAAGAGATGCTCCCACAAATCCATAAGCTTCACCTACAAAGGTAAAAATCATATCTGACTCTCGAACAGGAACGTAAACTTGAACGCCACTAGCGCCTTTACCTAATAGGCCACCAGAGCCCATGGCAACTAATCCTTGAACTTGTTGATAGGCAATACCATCTGCATAAGAAAAAGGATCTCGCCATGCTTTGACACGATTTAATTGATATTGTTTAAAATGTAATGAAGCTAGAATGTCATTTCCAAATTCTGTAAAAACAAGAACAATTAAAATCCCACCAACTACAGCTAAAATTGAAGCCAAGGTTGCCAAGATCTTCCAATCAATGCCAACAGCGATTAAAAGTGCCCCTAATACACAAACGAAGACAAGAGAAGTTCCGAAGTCTTTTTGCATAAACATTAAAGCGTATAAAGGTAAACTTAGTATGATTAATCTTTTGATGAGATGTAAATCCGTTTTAACGGTTTTTTCTTTTGTTCTCATATCGTATTTAATCAATTCTTTTGAGATGAATAAAATATACGCGATTTTAGCTAGCTCAGAAGGTTGAAATTTAATACCAGCAATATCGATCCAGCGTTTCGTATTCGTTAAATCATACATGGTAGCATCATAGAAAAAATAAAGTGACAGCATGAGAAGTAGAGAAAAGAGGTATAACCAAGGAACTAATTTCCAAATGATTTTCTTATTAATAAACTTCAAAGAAAACATGCAGGCTAAACCGATTAAAACAAAAGCCATTTGTTTAATTGCTTGGTTGACTGCAGAGTAATCTTCATAGGTGGCAACCCAATATTGGAGCCAAATACTTAAAAGGAGCATTAAGAAAATTGGTAAGAAAAGGCCGTAGTTAATCGTTTGTTTTTGTATATGTCTTGATCGTCTTTGTGACAATAACATCACCCTTTAAAATAAATTTAAAATTCCGTTTATTAATCTACCATTAATTGAATGGTGAAAGTAAGTTTTAAAGTTATTTTAAATAAAATTTAATAAATTAAAAAACAACCAAATACTCTCAGTTTGAGCGTGTTTGATCGTTTCAAGTAATTAATGAATATGACTTTTGCTCCGC
Coding sequences within it:
- a CDS encoding glycoside hydrolase family 13 protein, whose product is MERAALLHRPDSEYAYLFEKDVMHIRLRTKRSDVKEVKIIKGDPYLINEDKWYKESEKMTLVATTEDYDYYQIAVDAEFRRIQYAFDIVGTDGEEVFYGDRGIFDLSESVIEKAENYFRMPFFQEVDRFKAPEWVKETVWYQIFPERFANGDTSNDPEGTLPWGSQLPGREDFFGGDLQGVIDHLDYLVDLGINGLYFCPIFKASSNHKYDTIDYFDIDPDFGDKETFKKLVEEAHKRGIKIMLDAVFNHTGYYAPQFQDVVKNGENSQYADWFHIHSFPVEIGTNGNFEGAKTLSYDTFAFTPMMPKLNTANKEVQDYLLDIATYWVREFNIDAWRLDVANEVDHHFWKKFYEATTALDKDFYILGEIWHSSQSWLQGDEFHGVMNYAFTETVTNFFVKDAISATKMASGLYEQLMLYRDQTNQVMFNCLDSHDTARLLHISGENKDIAKMALTFTFLQQGSPCIYYGTEIGMTGDNDPDCRRCMVWEEENQDQIFLAFTKQLVALRKDYQPILSYGDLTFETLDNEGQYVEFTRQTTEGQVKGFFNKGAKEQTVSGDLEVLMSQNVEKTASGYVIRENGFIVSK
- a CDS encoding extracellular solute-binding protein; this translates as MKKGWKRFGLGLVAASAVLALTACGGGKDKKDEGKKDDTLEVSVAKGYVKYVNEIKGDFEKENGIKVKVIEKDMFEQLDALSLDGPAGKAPDVMMSAFDRLGPLGLQGHLAEVKLSEDSHYNDTDKKQVTVQDKQYGSPAVIETLIMYYNKDLLKEAPKTFKELEELSKDEKYAFKGEEGKNTAFLAKWTDFYFAYGLISGYGGYTFGKDGTDPKDVGLNNKGAVEGIQYATDWFQKTWPKGMMDVKAAGDFVTTQFTEGHAAAIIDGPWAAANYKDAGLNFGAAKIPTLNNGKEYEAFGGGKAWVVSNYSKNKEMSQKWLDYVTNDKNQEAFYKATQEVPANNNAREAATKENNELTTAVIEQYKNSKPMPNIPEMAEIFAGGENLMFDAASGKKTPQEAADAAVKVIKENIDQKYGE
- a CDS encoding sugar ABC transporter permease, yielding MDTNQKKKDVKKATLLSIIPGLGQIYNEQKFKGFIFLGVFALFIVELFTFGLSAFEGFITLGTVPVEDHSLFLLIEGTLQIIITAIFLIFYYLNIRDARVVAKKWNDGQKVNTTAKSIIENVLDDGFPYLLTLPAYLVMTVAIIFPVLVTLFMAFTNYDFKHIPPAGLIDWVGIKNFFSIFFLSSYRATFGAVFSWTVIWTVCASTLQIVLGVLTAVIANQQFIKGKRLFGVIFLLPWAVPAFITIMSFSNIFNDSIGAINTQVIPMINHLPFVDISAISWKTDPFWTKVAIIMIQGWLGFPYIYVMTTGILQSIPGELYEAAKIDGANAIQRFRTITLPMILFVAAPIFVTQYTGNFNNFSMIYLFNNGGPGSVGGGAGSTDILISWIYKLTTGNAPQYSVAAAVTLIISFIVISISMIVFKKTNAFDMEGK
- a CDS encoding sugar ABC transporter permease encodes the protein MKKTHSVKRTRFLSHFFTYLFLIVLAVIVVYPILITVSTAFKAGNVSAFSLDFNSEWTLNNFSRLLNETLYGSWYINTLIIAIFTMVCQVTIITLAGYTYSRYRFVGRNSSLKLFLIVQMVPTMAALTAFYVMALLLNALDQPWFLTLIYIGGGIPMNTWLMKGYFDTVPIDLDESAKLDGAGHFRIFAQIVLPLVKPMIAVQALWAFMGPFGDYMLAKFLLRSPEKITVAVGLQTFISNSKDQQVALFAAGAILIALPITVLFFFLQKNFVSGLLAGGTKG
- a CDS encoding DUF1189 family protein; this encodes MKSSQFPVTYFANCFSAKKMFLNRRELKIWQMLIVIIFLIFMLLNPVAINANNSPEFKLNSIMPDLTKQVSKSNIEEIKQITFTDNKLTEQESKKLSNEIYLNTSKKDFEKVKTGLNFENDKLVMKDENGLSFELRYTEDWKFANFSSVEEFETWLNKEWNAQNAPYRILSMTMLVALLVLSSTLFLVFGTAFFIWLTKRNHISSIKSYKEALNVTLNSLFLSTFIATIIGLIHYDITLMMTIQAFGLAIQILIIFAKTKFNDNLAEGKPFK
- a CDS encoding FtsW/RodA/SpoVE family cell cycle protein, with the protein product MLLLSIWLQYWVATYEDYSAVNQAIKQMAFVLIGLACMFSLKFINKKIIWKLVPWLYLFSLLLMLSLYFFYDATMYDLTNTKRWIDIAGIKFQPSELAKIAYILFISKELIKYDMRTKEKTVKTDLHLIKRLIILSLPLYALMFMQKDFGTSLVFVCVLGALLIAVGIDWKILATLASILAVVGGILIVLVFTEFGNDILASLHFKQYQLNRVKAWRDPFSYADGIAYQQVQGLVAMGSGGLLGKGASGVQVYVPVRESDMIFTFVGEAYGFVGASLVIILYFYLFFQIFYAGLKSNSKFNLYICVGIVFMLVFQTFENIGASIGLLPLTGIPLPFLSQGGTSLVAILIALGLIFEMDVYD